In one window of Zhihengliuella sp. ISTPL4 DNA:
- the aroA gene encoding 3-phosphoshikimate 1-carboxyvinyltransferase, translated as MSAKRYSPTRVQGAYPAPTVDGPVHAELTIPGSKSLTNRELLIAAIADGPGRLIAPLHSDDSQRMVEALRALGIGVEEIDAGHEFGPDLVITPGKLRGGTTIDCGQAGTVMRFIAPLAGLAEQDVHLTAHETALHRPMGGLISALRDLGVDIDDEGTWALPFTIRGHGHIRGGRVEIDASASSQFVSGLLLAAPRFDVGLHLVHTGERLPSLPHIDMTIEALSRRGIRIERPAVGEWLVEAGVPRAKEIPIEPDLSNAAPFLAAALITGGSVGITGWPAHSTQPGAMLPEILQAAGAHVSRHGGVLTVRAGSGIRGLDLDLSAASELTPTLVGLAAFADGPTTIRGIGHIRLHETDRIAALVGNLRALGGTAEELPDGIRIVPGPLQGGTWAAHHDHRMATTGALIGLRVPDVVIDDIGTTAKTLPEFTMLWERMLRG; from the coding sequence ATGAGCGCCAAAAGGTATTCCCCCACCCGTGTGCAGGGCGCCTACCCCGCGCCCACGGTCGACGGCCCGGTGCACGCCGAGCTGACGATCCCCGGATCGAAGTCCCTCACCAACCGCGAACTCCTCATCGCGGCGATCGCGGACGGCCCCGGCCGTCTGATCGCGCCGCTCCACTCGGACGACTCGCAGCGCATGGTGGAGGCCCTCCGTGCGCTGGGCATCGGCGTCGAGGAGATCGACGCCGGTCACGAGTTCGGCCCTGACCTCGTCATCACGCCCGGCAAGCTCCGCGGGGGCACGACCATCGACTGCGGCCAGGCGGGGACCGTCATGCGCTTCATCGCACCGCTGGCCGGTCTCGCCGAACAGGATGTGCACCTCACCGCCCATGAGACGGCGCTGCATCGGCCGATGGGCGGGCTCATCAGCGCCCTGCGCGATCTCGGCGTCGACATCGACGACGAAGGCACCTGGGCCCTGCCGTTCACCATCCGGGGCCACGGCCACATCCGCGGCGGTCGGGTGGAGATCGACGCGTCGGCGTCGAGCCAGTTCGTCTCCGGTCTTCTGCTGGCCGCGCCGCGCTTCGACGTCGGTCTGCACCTCGTGCACACCGGGGAGCGCCTGCCGAGCCTGCCGCACATCGACATGACCATCGAAGCGCTGAGCCGCCGCGGCATCCGCATCGAGCGCCCCGCCGTCGGCGAGTGGCTCGTGGAGGCCGGCGTTCCCCGCGCCAAGGAGATCCCGATCGAGCCGGATCTCTCCAACGCCGCCCCGTTCCTCGCTGCGGCCCTCATCACCGGGGGTTCCGTGGGGATCACCGGCTGGCCGGCGCATTCGACCCAGCCCGGGGCCATGCTGCCCGAGATCCTGCAGGCCGCCGGCGCCCACGTCAGCCGTCACGGCGGGGTCCTCACCGTGCGCGCCGGTTCCGGCATCCGCGGCCTCGATCTCGACCTGTCCGCCGCGAGCGAGCTGACGCCGACGCTCGTGGGGCTCGCCGCCTTCGCCGACGGTCCGACCACCATCCGCGGCATCGGACACATCCGCCTCCACGAGACCGACCGCATCGCGGCCCTCGTCGGCAACCTCCGCGCTCTGGGCGGGACCGCCGAGGAGCTCCCCGACGGCATCCGCATCGTGCCGGGTCCGCTGCAGGGCGGCACCTGGGCCGCGCACCACGATCACCGCATGGCGACGACCGGCGCGCTCATCGGCCTCCGCGTGCCGGACGTCGTGATCGACGACATCGGCACCACCGCAAAGACCCTCCCGGAGTTCACCATGCTCTGGGAGCGGATGCTGCGAGGCTGA